A genomic stretch from Croceibacterium aestuarii includes:
- the otsB gene encoding trehalose-phosphatase, whose amino-acid sequence MSVEPDLPPPPPLKTLLSAGPLALFLDFDGTLVEIAPTPGAIAVPAGLGERLAALSERLGGRLALISGRAIDDLEAHCGPLRVACAGSHGAARRAADGTVLGEAALALPGAAIAEVERFAAANGVRYETKAHGAALHSRETPEREEACALFLDEVARRHGLAVKRGKRVAELVRPGADKGGAVQAMMAEEPFAGAIPVFVGDDVTDEDGFAACAALGGFAVAVGPRATENARYGLADPAAVHHWLEL is encoded by the coding sequence ATGAGCGTTGAACCCGATCTTCCCCCGCCGCCCCCGCTGAAAACGCTGCTGTCCGCCGGACCGCTGGCGCTGTTCCTGGACTTCGACGGCACGCTGGTCGAGATCGCCCCCACTCCCGGCGCGATAGCGGTCCCCGCCGGGTTGGGCGAGCGGCTCGCGGCGCTGTCCGAGCGCCTCGGCGGTCGCCTGGCGCTGATCAGCGGACGGGCGATCGACGATCTCGAGGCGCATTGCGGCCCGCTGCGCGTCGCCTGCGCCGGGTCGCATGGCGCGGCGCGGCGCGCGGCCGACGGCACCGTTCTGGGCGAAGCGGCGCTGGCGCTTCCCGGCGCGGCCATTGCCGAAGTCGAACGTTTCGCCGCCGCCAATGGAGTCCGCTACGAGACCAAGGCCCACGGCGCGGCCTTGCATTCGCGCGAGACGCCCGAACGCGAGGAGGCCTGCGCCCTGTTCCTGGACGAAGTGGCACGGCGCCACGGCCTCGCGGTCAAGCGCGGCAAGCGGGTGGCCGAGCTGGTCCGGCCCGGTGCCGACAAGGGCGGCGCGGTGCAGGCGATGATGGCCGAAGAGCCCTTCGCCGGGGCGATCCCGGTGTTCGTGGGCGACGACGTCACCGACGAGGACGGCTTTGCCGCCTGCGCCGCGCTCGGCGGGTTCGCCGTCGCGGTCGGCCCGCGCGCAACCGAAAATGCGCGCTACGGGCTTGCCGATCCTGCTGCAGTGCACCATTGGTTGGAGCTGTGA
- a CDS encoding PQQ-dependent sugar dehydrogenase: MRISPATMLAASLLAGTLAQPLAAQDAPAPARAAPATQPPRPAGPPAPTQLGRGPWDYETRNGKIHVEVVARQLVRPWGIAFLPSGEILVTERDGRLRVIRDGKLDPVAVAGLPPINPAGIGGLYDVVLDPDFASNHYLYMSYVKPAEPDHDQTTLAVMRATWDGTAQLRDVHDIFVADAWYGAQPWPERCCGQGPASGSWGGRILFGADGKLYVTSGDRNYGEMVQKPDNDFGKIMRLNPDGSVPADNPFVGKAGWKPEIWTTGHRNPLGLTINPADGTMWETEFGPRGGDELNRIEKGRNYGWIDVTQGNHYNGEPAKGIRNVPGMTDPVLAFGPPSLNPGNPVFYAGDMFPGWRGDLLLPSFTKGVLRFEMKDGMPEGEPEYLLADLKQRFRDAHVAPDGSVYLLTDEPTGAVLRITPGE, translated from the coding sequence ATGCGCATTTCACCAGCCACCATGCTCGCCGCCTCGCTGCTCGCGGGAACGCTCGCCCAGCCGCTAGCGGCCCAGGATGCTCCGGCTCCCGCCCGGGCGGCACCCGCCACCCAGCCACCGCGTCCGGCCGGGCCTCCGGCCCCGACCCAGCTCGGCCGCGGCCCATGGGATTACGAGACCCGGAACGGCAAGATTCACGTCGAGGTCGTCGCCCGGCAGCTGGTGCGGCCCTGGGGCATCGCCTTCTTGCCGAGCGGTGAGATCCTGGTGACGGAGCGCGACGGGCGCCTGCGGGTGATCCGCGACGGCAAGCTCGATCCGGTCGCGGTCGCCGGCCTGCCGCCGATCAACCCGGCCGGCATCGGCGGCTTATACGACGTGGTCCTCGACCCCGACTTCGCCAGCAACCATTACCTTTACATGAGCTACGTCAAGCCGGCCGAGCCGGACCATGACCAGACCACGCTGGCGGTGATGCGCGCGACCTGGGACGGCACGGCGCAGCTGAGGGACGTGCACGACATCTTCGTCGCCGACGCCTGGTACGGCGCCCAGCCCTGGCCCGAGCGATGCTGCGGACAGGGGCCGGCGAGCGGTAGCTGGGGCGGGCGCATCCTGTTCGGCGCCGACGGCAAGCTCTACGTCACGAGCGGCGATCGGAACTACGGCGAAATGGTCCAGAAGCCGGACAACGACTTCGGCAAGATCATGCGCCTCAATCCCGACGGCTCGGTCCCCGCGGACAATCCCTTCGTCGGCAAGGCCGGTTGGAAGCCGGAAATCTGGACCACCGGCCACCGCAACCCGCTGGGGCTGACCATCAACCCGGCCGATGGGACGATGTGGGAAACCGAGTTCGGCCCGCGCGGCGGCGACGAGCTCAACCGGATCGAGAAGGGCCGGAACTACGGCTGGATCGACGTCACCCAGGGCAACCACTACAACGGCGAGCCGGCCAAGGGCATCAGGAACGTGCCCGGGATGACCGACCCGGTGCTCGCCTTCGGCCCGCCATCGCTCAATCCCGGCAATCCGGTGTTCTATGCCGGCGACATGTTCCCCGGCTGGCGGGGCGACCTGCTCCTGCCGAGCTTCACCAAGGGTGTGCTGCGTTTCGAAATGAAGGACGGCATGCCCGAAGGCGAGCCCGAGTACCTGCTCGCCGACCTCAAGCAGCGTTTCCGCGATGCCCATGTCGCGCCCGACGGCTCGGTCTACCTCCTCACCGACGAACCAACCGGCGCGGTGCTGCGGATCACGCCGGGCGAGTAG
- a CDS encoding SPFH domain-containing protein, which produces MGPFLIALLGLLIIFLVMAVRVVRQGYVYTIERLGKFTLAAEPGFHLILPFIDRVGQKVNVMEQVLDIPGQEIITKDNAMVGVDAVVFFQVLDAGKAAYEVHNLYAAIMALTTTNLRTVMGSMDLDETLSKRDEINARLLSVVDHATSPWGVKITRVEIKDIRPPLDISEAMARQMKAERLKRAEILEAEGERASRILRAEGEKQSAILSAEGKKEAAFRDAEARERAAEAEAQATRAVSQAISESGNQAINYFIAQEYTKAVGKFATSPNAKTILFPVEATQLIGTLGGIGELAREALSDGNRSAPASDSGTPLPRSAPRSAVPRTGGE; this is translated from the coding sequence ATGGGTCCGTTCCTGATTGCCCTGTTGGGTTTGCTGATCATCTTCCTAGTCATGGCCGTGCGTGTGGTGCGGCAAGGCTACGTCTACACGATCGAGCGGCTCGGCAAGTTCACGCTCGCCGCCGAGCCCGGATTCCACCTCATCCTGCCGTTCATCGACCGCGTCGGGCAGAAGGTGAACGTGATGGAGCAGGTTCTCGACATCCCGGGCCAGGAAATCATCACCAAGGACAACGCCATGGTCGGCGTCGATGCGGTGGTGTTCTTCCAGGTGCTCGATGCCGGCAAGGCAGCTTACGAGGTGCACAACCTCTATGCCGCGATCATGGCCCTGACCACCACCAACCTGCGCACCGTGATGGGCTCGATGGACCTCGACGAAACGCTCTCGAAGCGCGACGAGATCAATGCCCGGCTGCTCTCCGTAGTCGACCACGCGACGAGCCCGTGGGGGGTCAAGATCACCCGCGTCGAGATCAAGGACATTCGCCCGCCGTTGGACATTTCCGAGGCGATGGCGCGGCAGATGAAGGCCGAACGCCTCAAGCGCGCGGAAATCCTCGAGGCCGAGGGCGAGCGCGCCAGCCGCATCCTGCGCGCCGAAGGCGAGAAGCAGAGCGCGATCCTTTCGGCCGAAGGCAAGAAGGAAGCCGCCTTCCGCGATGCCGAAGCGCGCGAGCGCGCCGCCGAAGCCGAAGCCCAGGCCACCCGCGCGGTCTCGCAGGCGATATCGGAATCCGGCAACCAGGCGATCAACTACTTCATCGCCCAGGAATACACCAAGGCGGTCGGCAAGTTCGCCACCAGTCCCAATGCCAAGACCATCCTCTTCCCGGTCGAGGCGACCCAGCTGATCGGCACGCTGGGCGGGATCGGCGAACTCGCCCGCGAGGCGCTGAGCGATGGAAACAGGTCCGCGCCGGCGAGCGACAGCGGCACCCCGCTGCCGCGCTCGGCCCCGCGCTCTGCGGTTCCGCGCACCGGCGGCGAGTGA
- a CDS encoding glycoside hydrolase family 15 protein, whose protein sequence is MSVPAQPGLELWTIGNCQVSGLIDEAAGLVWGCVPRVDGDPVFCALLNGERQDRGVWRFEIEGQVSATQHYERNTPILVTRLEAIDGSAVEITDFCPRFERSGRMYRPVAYTRIVRPVAGSPRLKVTLQPMRDYGAEAPETTSGTNHIRYLLGAQAMRLSTDAPVGYLLESRTYRVESDQHFFLGPDEPFSGNIRSELRRMEADTRKYWKLWARGLATPYEWQDEVIRCAINLKLCQHEETGAIVAALTTSIPEAPGSQRNWDYRYCWIRDSYYTVQALNRLGALDVLEKYLAYLRNIVDEAAGGQIQPLYSVMGQGELGETTAPHLAGYRGMGPVRVGNAAYMQVQHDCYGQIVLPTVQGFLDRRLLRMADERDFASLEQVGEMAWRMHDQPDAGLWEFRTRQEVHTYSAVMSWAACDRLANVARHLGKEDRAAAWAERAAAIREKIDAEAWVENGAGGHYGASFESDYLDASLLQMVELRYLAPDDPRFLSTFEQVEKALRRGEHMLRYAQEDDFGAPETAFNICTFWLIDALARCGREDEARELFVTMLDHRTASGLLSEDMDFETGELWGNFPQTYSLVGVINCAGLLSKSWSTIR, encoded by the coding sequence GTGAGCGTACCCGCACAGCCCGGCCTCGAACTCTGGACGATCGGCAACTGTCAGGTTTCCGGCCTGATCGACGAGGCGGCGGGGCTCGTCTGGGGCTGCGTGCCGCGGGTCGACGGCGACCCGGTGTTCTGCGCGCTGCTCAACGGCGAGCGGCAGGACCGGGGCGTGTGGCGCTTCGAGATCGAAGGCCAGGTCTCCGCCACCCAGCATTACGAACGCAACACCCCTATCCTCGTCACCCGGCTCGAGGCCATCGACGGCAGCGCGGTCGAGATCACCGATTTTTGCCCCCGCTTCGAGCGCTCGGGCCGCATGTACCGCCCCGTCGCCTACACGCGCATCGTGCGCCCCGTGGCCGGCTCGCCGCGTCTCAAGGTGACGCTGCAGCCGATGCGCGACTATGGCGCCGAAGCGCCGGAGACGACCAGCGGCACCAATCACATCCGCTACCTCCTGGGCGCGCAGGCGATGCGCCTCTCGACCGATGCGCCGGTCGGTTACCTGCTCGAAAGCCGCACCTACCGGGTCGAGAGCGATCAGCACTTCTTCCTTGGCCCCGACGAGCCGTTCAGCGGCAACATCCGCTCCGAGTTGCGGCGCATGGAGGCCGACACGCGCAAGTACTGGAAGCTGTGGGCGCGCGGGCTCGCCACGCCTTACGAGTGGCAGGACGAGGTCATCCGCTGCGCCATCAACCTCAAGCTGTGCCAGCACGAGGAAACCGGCGCCATCGTCGCCGCGCTGACCACCTCGATCCCCGAGGCGCCGGGCAGCCAGCGCAACTGGGACTACCGCTACTGCTGGATCCGCGATTCCTACTACACGGTGCAGGCGCTCAACCGCCTCGGCGCGCTCGACGTGCTCGAGAAGTACCTCGCCTACCTGCGCAACATCGTCGACGAAGCCGCCGGCGGGCAGATCCAGCCGCTCTATTCGGTGATGGGCCAGGGCGAGCTGGGCGAGACGACCGCACCCCACCTCGCCGGATATCGCGGCATGGGGCCGGTCCGCGTCGGCAACGCCGCCTACATGCAGGTCCAGCACGATTGCTACGGTCAGATCGTGCTGCCCACGGTGCAGGGATTTCTCGACCGGCGGCTGCTGCGGATGGCCGACGAGCGCGACTTCGCCAGCCTCGAGCAAGTCGGCGAGATGGCCTGGCGAATGCACGATCAGCCCGACGCCGGGCTGTGGGAATTCCGCACCCGCCAGGAAGTGCACACCTATTCGGCGGTGATGAGCTGGGCGGCCTGCGACCGGCTAGCCAATGTCGCGCGGCACCTCGGCAAGGAAGACCGCGCCGCGGCCTGGGCCGAACGCGCCGCGGCGATCCGCGAGAAGATCGATGCCGAGGCCTGGGTCGAGAACGGCGCGGGCGGCCATTACGGCGCCAGCTTCGAGAGCGACTACCTCGACGCCAGCCTGCTGCAGATGGTCGAATTGCGATACCTTGCGCCCGACGATCCGCGCTTCCTCTCCACCTTCGAACAGGTCGAAAAGGCGCTCCGCCGCGGCGAGCACATGCTGCGCTACGCCCAGGAAGACGATTTCGGCGCGCCGGAGACCGCGTTCAACATCTGCACCTTCTGGCTGATCGACGCCCTGGCCCGTTGCGGCCGCGAGGACGAGGCGCGCGAGCTGTTCGTGACCATGCTCGATCACCGCACCGCGTCGGGCCTCCTGTCCGAGGACATGGACTTCGAGACGGGCGAGCTGTGGGGGAACTTCCCCCAGACATATTCGCTGGTTGGAGTGATCAACTGCGCCGGACTTCTGTCCAAGAGCTGGAGTACAATTCGCTGA
- a CDS encoding complex I NDUFA9 subunit family protein has translation MATYGPLEDKLVVVIGGGGFVGRHLVQALLECGARVRIADRHPEKAHSLRPLAKLGQIQFTRCNVADRRSVELAMQGADAAAYLVGAFAGDLETLQADAAGWAAQAAARGGASAFAYVSAIGADPDSESGYASTKGRGEEQVRAAFPRATIVRPSVMFGEDDRFITMFAGLISALPVLPVFGPDAKIQPVWVDDVAEALAKALADPAEHGGKTYELAGPEQISMLDLHRRIAAAQGRRRSFVAVPDALSGLFAALPLTPMNGDQWRMLKAGNVASGALPGLKQLEVQAHPLGLFLDRWMVRFRKHGRFGDASAA, from the coding sequence ATGGCGACCTACGGACCGCTCGAGGACAAACTGGTGGTTGTGATCGGTGGCGGCGGCTTCGTCGGCCGGCACCTCGTGCAGGCGCTGCTCGAGTGCGGCGCGCGGGTGCGCATTGCCGATCGCCATCCCGAAAAAGCCCATTCGCTCCGGCCGCTGGCCAAGCTGGGCCAGATCCAGTTCACCCGCTGCAACGTCGCCGATCGGCGCAGCGTGGAGCTGGCGATGCAGGGGGCCGACGCCGCCGCCTACCTCGTCGGCGCCTTCGCCGGCGACCTGGAGACGCTCCAGGCCGATGCCGCCGGCTGGGCGGCGCAGGCCGCGGCGAGGGGCGGCGCCAGTGCCTTCGCCTATGTCTCGGCAATCGGCGCCGATCCGGATTCGGAAAGCGGCTACGCATCGACCAAGGGGCGCGGCGAGGAGCAGGTCCGCGCAGCGTTTCCTCGGGCGACGATCGTGCGGCCCTCGGTCATGTTCGGCGAGGACGATCGGTTCATCACCATGTTCGCCGGGCTGATCTCGGCGCTGCCGGTTCTGCCGGTGTTCGGGCCCGATGCGAAGATCCAGCCGGTGTGGGTCGACGACGTGGCCGAAGCGCTCGCGAAGGCGCTCGCCGATCCCGCGGAACACGGCGGCAAGACTTACGAGCTGGCAGGTCCGGAGCAGATTTCGATGCTCGATCTCCACCGGCGGATAGCCGCCGCCCAAGGGCGCCGGCGCAGTTTCGTCGCCGTGCCCGATGCACTCTCGGGCCTGTTCGCGGCGCTGCCGCTGACGCCGATGAACGGCGACCAGTGGCGCATGCTCAAGGCTGGAAACGTGGCCTCCGGGGCGCTGCCCGGCCTCAAGCAGCTCGAGGTTCAGGCCCACCCGCTCGGCCTGTTCCTCGACAGGTGGATGGTCCGGTTCCGCAAGCACGGCCGCTTCGGCGATGCCAGCGCGGCCTGA
- a CDS encoding NfeD family protein: MDWLTGIEPHWVWLTLGLVLAALEMLVPGVYLIWLAVAALATGLLTAAFDISLPLQVVDFVFLSLIAAFSAHRFFRDQPIESSDPLMNRRGARMIGETALVVTAIEHGSGRVHIGDSEWIARGPDVPAGARVRITGTDGSSLLVEPVAVLGEGAPPPAQA, encoded by the coding sequence ATGGACTGGCTGACCGGTATCGAGCCGCACTGGGTCTGGCTCACGCTCGGCCTGGTGCTCGCCGCCCTCGAGATGCTCGTGCCCGGGGTCTATCTGATCTGGCTTGCGGTCGCCGCGCTGGCCACCGGCCTGCTGACCGCCGCGTTTGACATCTCGCTGCCGCTGCAGGTGGTCGACTTCGTGTTTCTCTCGCTCATCGCCGCGTTTTCCGCGCACCGCTTTTTCCGCGACCAGCCGATCGAGAGCAGCGACCCGCTGATGAATCGCCGCGGCGCGCGCATGATCGGCGAGACGGCGCTCGTGGTCACCGCCATCGAGCACGGCAGCGGGCGCGTGCACATCGGCGACAGCGAGTGGATCGCCCGCGGCCCCGACGTCCCAGCGGGCGCGCGGGTGCGCATCACCGGAACCGACGGCTCCTCACTGCTGGTCGAGCCGGTGGCGGTTCTCGGCGAAGGCGCACCGCCGCCCGCGCAGGCCTGA